A segment of the Solanum lycopersicum chromosome 9, SLM_r2.1 genome:
ggatcggagtgtcacgttccgacacggtagtattaggggatcggagtgtcacgttccgacacggtagtattaggggatcggagtgtcacgttccgacacggtagtattaggggatcggagtgtcacgttccgacacggtagtattaggggatcggagtgtcacgttccgacacggtagtattaggggatcggagtgtcacgttccgacacggtagtattaggggattgggtgtcatgttccgacacgataatgatacagagaatgaatcttgaattatgttaatgtactcaaattcaaagaacctatttcccaaatgagtatggtgtggaggcttgagtcctcataggtgtgcttggtgttgttgtcaatggttcttatacttgttgattatcacctgttaagtattatggttgattttatattattattctgtatatattgttttctattttgagttggccgatgatacctactcagtacataatccttgtactgacccctacttgtaattttcttctttgttatttgtggagtgcagcaagcgtgccatcgacttcgactcatcctcaactctagccagtcttcagcacatcagatttcagggtgagctattattcctagctcatGCTGGATTCTCtctttcacgtcttgatgtcttgaagttcggacatggaccatctttttactatttttagcttcttaaatactcttagatttagaaattcgaggatagatgttcttggtgtgatgacttccagattttgggaataataagtatttaactttagaagttgatttaattgatttcgttaataagttttggatcttccgcattatttttgctattcataattgatatactggtaaatgttggggtttagatttgttggttcgctcaccttggaggataagtgtgggtgccactcacggctcgttttgggtcgtgacatgaaAATGTTCAGAATACAACTTTGCTTCAACACAATCACATGAAGGAGGAGGCATTAGTGTTTCAAATTCATCCCACAATTCTCTAAGTCTTGAAAAATAACTTGATACAGAAGCAGTACCTTGAGATAGTGTAACAATTTCCTTATGTAGGAAGAAAGCCCTGGATGCATTGACCTTATCAAACCTCTCACGCAGATCTTCCCAAACTCTGTGTGCATCAGATCCATAGATGACTGTACTCAGTAAACCTTTAGAAACAGAATTCATTATCCATCCCAAGACAATGACATTACACCTATCCCACAGATCATGCATTGAAGAAGGATACATATCCTTTTTACATGTTCCTAACAGGAATCCTAACTTGTTTTTCCCCATAAGTACAAGTTTCAGTGATTTACTCCATAGAAAGTAAGTCTCAGATCCTAACAGTTGGATCGAGGTAAGAACAGAACCTTGAGTGTCTGATGGATGAATGAATAAGGGATGATTGTGATCAATTCGTTCAGATTCAGTAGAAGATGAAGATCCTCCCTGCACTTGCACTTCTTCACTTACAGTTCCTTCGCTTGGAAGCACCATTTATTCACCAACAAGTTTCCAGAAATTAACAGAGTTCAAATTCGAATAGGACAAACAAAGATCCTTTTTTCAAGATTACAACAGAGATCTAATCACAGAAT
Coding sequences within it:
- the LOC138338340 gene encoding uncharacterized protein — protein: MVLPSEGTVSEEVQVQGGSSSSTESERIDHNHPLFIHPSDTQGSVLTSIQLLGSETYFLWSKSLKLVLMGKNKLGFLLGTCKKDMYPSSMHDLWDRCNVIVLGWIMNSVSKGLLSTVIYGSDAHRVWEDLRERFDKVNASRAFFLHKEIVTLSQGTASVSSYFSRLRELWDEFETLMPPPSCDCVEAKLYSEHFHVTTQNEP